In one window of candidate division WOR-3 bacterium DNA:
- a CDS encoding vWA domain-containing protein, giving the protein MVKISLLFLILSCGKKGEKVIVPFQVVPKPLDVFLLLDQSSSMRQTDPNNNRIDASKFLVEYLATYWAKEQDHRIGLVNFGDLTPPNPDDEMVPLVSLDTTKKKEREELVNKIKPLDLRYTKFIEAFRKARRGFEEVEKDRPRQKAIVLLTDGEPDDLRRLSREAYFSEIIKFFSDSLQNCYLCVLGIDKEDKYWSKNDPYWRRIAKYTQRLISTEEKDLKEAFWKVISVLMEGVAEKWDSIPPEGLKIQLDPYLEVVTFTIHRELPHAEVSILNPKGLKIKEEPPMISKTLESPRTVIWKVEEPEVGIWICQIEKGAGKVEIGTMKVPVQPRLIYPKEVHPQGKPFTILASFLRRDGKPIKEHHAYKLKMWADLQYPGSPIFEHLDLIETPEIGIFLAKETIKTTLEGEYQIILNMKAHKIISETAIPVKVVRIPYIEVLKPKYEEVQPWHKDLIIEVEIRLGGENLNPTDYFIDNPNAIIFYQIEDLEKGKVIKSGHLRYLGGEKEARFSVNGGKIKKSGKYRLILNLRSRKKDGTIYEYTTNPNGVAVYRKMDLIDFLIYRFYILGAVILILLFLFHYLDIYIWNRHKFWILSCPKLTGSLEIIKEGEPPITLTLSGKRKVRVNSKGKLSFLKKGGDLIFFARREVNEEGLITEKGWVENKVTQVTLPLEGVEEIDVKNYKVKYNAY; this is encoded by the coding sequence GTGGTTAAAATATCTCTACTTTTCTTAATTCTTTCTTGTGGGAAGAAAGGGGAAAAAGTTATTGTCCCTTTCCAAGTAGTGCCCAAGCCCTTAGATGTTTTCCTTTTACTTGACCAATCAAGTAGTATGAGACAAACCGATCCAAATAATAATCGGATTGATGCTTCAAAATTTTTGGTGGAATATCTGGCGACCTATTGGGCAAAAGAACAGGACCACCGGATTGGTTTAGTAAATTTTGGGGATTTAACCCCACCAAATCCTGATGATGAGATGGTTCCTCTTGTTTCTTTAGATACCACAAAAAAGAAGGAGAGAGAAGAGTTAGTCAACAAAATAAAACCCCTGGACCTAAGGTATACAAAGTTTATTGAGGCTTTTCGAAAAGCCCGAAGGGGGTTTGAGGAAGTGGAAAAAGACAGACCGAGACAGAAAGCGATTGTCCTTCTTACGGACGGCGAGCCTGATGATTTGCGAAGATTATCACGAGAGGCCTATTTTAGTGAAATTATCAAATTCTTTAGCGACTCCCTGCAAAATTGCTACCTATGTGTCCTGGGAATAGATAAAGAAGATAAGTATTGGTCAAAGAATGATCCTTACTGGAGAAGAATTGCCAAATACACACAAAGGCTAATTTCCACAGAGGAAAAAGATTTAAAAGAGGCTTTCTGGAAAGTGATTTCAGTATTAATGGAAGGGGTAGCAGAAAAATGGGATTCAATTCCCCCCGAAGGACTAAAAATTCAATTAGACCCATATTTAGAAGTGGTCACTTTTACTATCCATCGGGAATTACCCCATGCGGAGGTTTCAATTCTTAATCCTAAAGGATTAAAAATTAAGGAAGAGCCGCCAATGATTAGTAAAACCTTAGAAAGTCCCCGAACCGTAATTTGGAAAGTGGAAGAACCAGAAGTGGGAATTTGGATTTGTCAGATTGAGAAAGGAGCGGGGAAAGTAGAAATTGGTACAATGAAGGTACCAGTTCAACCGAGACTCATTTACCCGAAAGAAGTTCACCCCCAAGGAAAGCCATTTACCATTTTAGCAAGTTTTTTACGAAGAGATGGTAAACCTATAAAAGAACACCACGCCTATAAATTAAAGATGTGGGCAGATTTACAATATCCGGGAAGTCCAATTTTTGAGCATTTAGACTTAATTGAGACACCAGAGATTGGTATTTTCTTGGCAAAGGAAACAATTAAAACTACACTGGAGGGTGAATACCAAATAATCTTAAATATGAAAGCACATAAGATAATATCGGAAACTGCTATTCCAGTTAAAGTGGTGAGAATCCCCTATATTGAGGTCTTAAAGCCCAAATACGAAGAGGTGCAACCTTGGCACAAAGATTTGATTATTGAGGTGGAGATAAGGCTTGGTGGAGAGAACTTAAACCCGACCGATTATTTTATTGATAATCCCAATGCGATTATCTTTTACCAAATTGAAGATCTTGAGAAAGGTAAAGTAATAAAATCTGGACATCTCCGATACTTAGGTGGAGAAAAAGAAGCGAGGTTTTCTGTGAATGGAGGAAAGATTAAAAAGAGTGGTAAGTATCGCCTCATTCTTAACCTCCGAAGCCGGAAGAAAGATGGGACAATTTATGAGTACACAACAAATCCTAACGGAGTAGCGGTATATAGGAAGATGGATCTCATCGATTTCCTAATTTACCGATTTTATATTTTAGGCGCGGTAATTCTTATATTACTATTCCTTTTCCACTACTTAGATATTTACATTTGGAACCGTCATAAATTTTGGATATTGAGTTGTCCGAAACTTACTGGCAGTTTAGAAATAATAAAAGAAGGGGAGCCACCAATTACCCTCACTCTCTCAGGGAAAAGGAAGGTAAGAGTAAATAGCAAGGGAAAATTGTCTTTTCTGAAAAAGGGAGGAGATTTAATATTTTTTGCCCGGCGCGAGGTAAACGAAGAGGGGCTAATTACGGAAAAGGGATGGGTTGAGAATAAAGTAACCCAAGTAACTCTGCCCTTGGAGGGGGTTGAAGAGATAGATGTTAAGAACTATAAAGTTAAGTATAACGCTTACTAA